The following are encoded together in the Coffea arabica cultivar ET-39 chromosome 1c, Coffea Arabica ET-39 HiFi, whole genome shotgun sequence genome:
- the LOC140006526 gene encoding uncharacterized protein, whose translation MAGSGKKGKFTLRQSRDAGRGNVEQTEENVSCQQASEPKNSAIPKTSNVTEPVLTKKSSRIRLFDESEIPSASSARENATRNSGIQAESRQITEKSSGNGMTSQEAAGMQTNRTPTSQHVGSNQAIGCESNETESMQDLESNGSDKCYSY comes from the exons ATGGCTGGATCggggaaaaagggaaaatttacTTTACGACAAAGTCGGGATGCTGGGCGAGGAAATGTGGAGCAAACTGAAGAAAATGTAAGCTGTCAG CAAGCTAGTGAACCAAAAAATAGTGCAATTCCCAAGACAAGCAATGTCACTGAACCTGTATTAACAAAAAAGTCTTCTAGGATCCGTCTATTTGATGAATCTGAG ATTCCTAGTGCATCCTCTGCTAGAGAAAATGCTACAAGAAATTCAGGTATACAAGCTGAGAGTAGACAGATTACTGAAAAATCTTCAGGCAATGGAATGACATCACAAGAAGCTGCTGGGATGCAAACTAATAGAACTCCTACTTCACAGCATGTTGGATCTAATCAAGCTATTGGTTGTGAAAGCAATGAAACTGAAAGTATGCAAGACCTTGAGTCAAACGGTTCAG ataaatgctattcatactag
- the LOC140006524 gene encoding uncharacterized protein, with product MRNIALSNEKKAGKKVNITVSEISGRLVGEGAQRYISEASCVIRKYGKWKAPKWGKLPKDDRDQLLRITNNSFTYDGGEHVKLALIKQLNSQYRSRRYNFHMLFKKCGSKEEALARRPEYVEESDWIYLCDYYCSPEFKALSERNKLNRSKQQTAHTAGTKSFLRHKDDRISKCVK from the exons ATGCGTAATATTGCACtatcaaatgaaaagaaagctgGAAAAAAGGTGAACATTACTGTTTCTGAAATAAGTGGAAGACTAGTTGGAGAAGGTGCTCAGCGATACATTTCAGAGGCAAGCTGCGTTATTCGAAAGTATGGCAAGTGGAAAGCACCTAAATGGGGCAAGCTTCCTAAAGATGATAGAGATCAACTGCTAAGAATTACTAAT AATAGTTTCACTTATGATGGAGGAGAGCATGTGAAACTAGCTTTAAttaagcaattaaattcacagtaTAGAAGTCGACGTTATAATTTTCACATGCTATTCAAAAAATGTGGCTCTAAGGAGGAAGCTCTTGCACGTCGACCAGAATATGTCGAAGAATCAGATTGGATTTACCTTTGCGATTACTATTGTAGTCCAGAATTCAAG GCCTTAAGTGAGCGAAATAAGCTGAACAGATCAAAGCAGCAAACTGCCCATACAGCTGGAACAAAATCATTTTTACGTCATAAGGATGACCGGATCAGTAAATGTGTAAAGTAG